One window from the genome of Thermodesulfatator atlanticus DSM 21156 encodes:
- a CDS encoding 4Fe-4S dicluster domain-containing protein has product MPYTIEHDPSKCDGCQKCVEACNKGHGFSPGISNCRILSMKVVKDGEVKESFAYFSCMQCKKPKCADACPTGAMYRDASADVVFIDQKLCVGCLNCIFACPWGVPVFDPLTGVVTKCDLCYNRIKAGKKPYCVEACPNGALTVKEKKAPKKPAKKGPAKAKSAKKPEAKSATQKESENATQGA; this is encoded by the coding sequence ATGCCGTACACGATAGAGCATGATCCTTCAAAATGTGACGGTTGTCAGAAGTGTGTGGAAGCCTGTAATAAAGGCCACGGGTTTTCGCCCGGCATTTCTAATTGTCGTATCCTTTCCATGAAAGTAGTGAAAGATGGTGAGGTTAAAGAATCTTTTGCCTACTTTTCCTGTATGCAATGTAAAAAGCCCAAGTGTGCTGATGCCTGTCCTACAGGGGCGATGTACCGCGATGCCTCTGCTGACGTAGTTTTTATTGATCAGAAGTTATGTGTAGGTTGCCTCAATTGCATTTTTGCCTGTCCTTGGGGAGTGCCTGTTTTTGATCCTTTAACCGGGGTTGTGACAAAATGTGATCTTTGCTACAACCGCATTAAAGCTGGTAAAAAACCCTATTGTGTTGAAGCCTGTCCAAATGGAGCGCTTACCGTCAAAGAGAAGAAGGCTCCTAAAAAGCCTGCTAAAAAGGGGCCAGCTAAAGCAAAAAGTGCGAAAAAACCTGAAGCCAAGTCTGCAACCCAAAAAGAATCTGAAAATGCAACACAGGGGGCGTAG
- a CDS encoding 4Fe-4S dicluster domain-containing protein, which yields MAKYYIYHDPTRCIGCLACELSCMDWKGLPFGEANCRIFRSGPDMFHGKPRLMFLYNSCFHCERPFCVEACPTGALFKRESDGIVMFKSDLCIGCRACIMACPWGIPQWNSLEGKIHKCDYCVERIDEGLEPACVTRCPMDALKFVRVEEASKLKRARWLKDTFKHEVSHAAEF from the coding sequence ATGGCTAAATACTATATTTATCATGATCCTACCAGGTGTATCGGTTGTCTTGCCTGTGAACTGAGCTGCATGGACTGGAAGGGGCTCCCTTTTGGCGAGGCCAACTGTCGTATTTTCCGTTCAGGGCCTGATATGTTTCACGGAAAGCCCCGCCTTATGTTTCTTTATAATTCTTGCTTTCATTGCGAGCGGCCTTTCTGTGTAGAGGCCTGTCCTACAGGGGCTTTATTTAAAAGAGAAAGTGACGGCATAGTTATGTTTAAATCGGATCTCTGTATAGGTTGTAGGGCTTGCATTATGGCCTGTCCCTGGGGTATTCCGCAATGGAATAGCCTAGAGGGCAAAATCCATAAGTGTGATTATTGCGTTGAGCGTATTGATGAAGGCCTTGAACCGGCATGTGTTACACGCTGCCCTATGGATGCGCTTAAGTTTGTAAGGGTTGAAGAAGCAAGCAAACTCAAAAGGGCACGCTGGCTAAAGGATACCTTCAAGCATGAAGTGTCCCATGCAGCGGAGTTCTAA
- a CDS encoding molybdopterin-dependent oxidoreductase: protein MGEKKTVYSICGMCSVRCPIAVEVEGNNVLWISGNPHDKGIGTGICAKGIAGRTLLNDAERPLSPLIRDGERGSGRWRSVSWDEALSYVAEKLKGIIDQYGGRAVLLSDRGGPFGEYRKAFLKAIGSPNYCNHDVTCAVSVNHAALSLFGFGRKTLNYDYRNAKHIVLYGRNIMEAIKIKTTKAVLDALDKGARLTYIDPRYSVTASKATRWWKIRPGTDYALNLTLIHIIIKEGLYDKKFVNRWVNGFEVLANFVEPYTPEWGEKETGIPAQEMYQFCREIAQDAPHVIFHPGWMRARYLNAFWESRTTYLLNVLMGAIEVPGGLFFMKGPGDAGKKGLKSIGENLPKVEEKRADGAGWKYPYINKGPGLLHRAFEAIKTGEPYPIKAYFVHRHDPLTGLPDPEAQVEIFKNLDLLVVCDVNWSETAKYADVILPECTYLERSDLIATQKGLKPGFRIRTQAIEPRHDTKPGWWIYIELAKRLGKGEHFPYETIEDLWQKQLEDTGINVEDIQKKGFITLVDEPIWYDRMEKLPFKTDSGKIEIIAKKWEEAGIPSLKPYESPEKPPKGKFRLLFGRCAWQTHGMWMNNPALHPYLKENVLWINDQVAKEMGLKTGDTVIVKNGNYEKKIKVFATELIHPEAVYMLHGFGRTVPQQTRAYNRGVADQRLEVGLLDVYDPAGGANALCECFVEVTPSE, encoded by the coding sequence ATGGGTGAAAAAAAGACTGTTTATTCCATATGTGGGATGTGTTCGGTTAGGTGTCCTATTGCCGTAGAAGTAGAAGGCAACAATGTTTTATGGATTTCGGGAAATCCCCACGACAAGGGCATAGGCACAGGAATTTGTGCCAAAGGTATTGCGGGACGCACCTTATTAAATGATGCTGAAAGGCCTCTTTCTCCTCTGATAAGAGACGGAGAGCGGGGCTCTGGGCGCTGGCGTAGTGTCAGTTGGGACGAGGCGCTTTCTTATGTGGCTGAAAAACTAAAGGGCATAATTGATCAGTACGGGGGGCGGGCAGTTCTTTTAAGTGACCGAGGAGGGCCTTTTGGCGAGTACCGAAAGGCCTTTCTCAAGGCCATAGGTTCACCGAATTATTGCAACCACGACGTGACCTGTGCTGTTTCTGTAAACCACGCAGCTTTGTCCCTTTTTGGTTTTGGGCGCAAGACCCTTAATTACGATTACCGCAACGCCAAGCATATTGTTCTTTATGGCAGAAATATCATGGAAGCCATAAAGATAAAAACTACCAAGGCAGTTTTGGATGCTTTGGACAAGGGTGCCAGACTTACCTACATTGACCCGCGGTATAGCGTTACCGCCTCAAAAGCCACCCGCTGGTGGAAAATAAGACCAGGAACAGACTATGCTCTCAACCTTACTTTGATTCACATCATTATCAAAGAAGGACTTTATGACAAAAAATTTGTTAATAGATGGGTTAATGGCTTTGAGGTGCTGGCAAACTTCGTAGAGCCTTATACACCTGAGTGGGGTGAAAAAGAAACGGGAATTCCAGCCCAGGAAATGTACCAATTTTGTCGTGAGATTGCCCAGGATGCCCCTCACGTAATATTTCATCCTGGCTGGATGAGAGCGCGTTACCTTAATGCTTTTTGGGAAAGCCGGACCACTTATCTTTTGAACGTGCTCATGGGGGCAATAGAAGTCCCTGGTGGCCTATTTTTTATGAAGGGCCCTGGGGATGCAGGTAAAAAAGGCTTAAAGAGCATAGGCGAAAATCTTCCCAAGGTGGAAGAAAAACGTGCCGACGGTGCAGGCTGGAAATATCCGTATATCAATAAAGGCCCAGGGCTTTTGCACCGAGCCTTTGAAGCCATAAAGACAGGGGAGCCTTATCCCATAAAAGCGTATTTTGTGCATCGTCATGATCCTCTTACCGGGCTACCTGATCCCGAAGCCCAGGTGGAGATTTTTAAGAACTTAGACCTTCTCGTGGTCTGTGACGTTAACTGGAGTGAAACGGCAAAATATGCCGATGTCATTTTACCTGAATGCACGTATCTTGAACGCTCTGATCTAATTGCTACCCAAAAGGGACTTAAGCCTGGCTTCAGGATCAGGACCCAGGCTATTGAACCACGCCATGACACTAAACCTGGCTGGTGGATATACATTGAGCTTGCCAAGCGTCTCGGCAAAGGCGAGCACTTTCCCTATGAAACCATCGAAGACCTCTGGCAAAAACAGCTCGAGGATACTGGCATCAACGTAGAAGATATCCAGAAAAAAGGCTTTATTACCCTGGTTGATGAGCCTATCTGGTATGACCGCATGGAAAAGCTTCCCTTTAAAACCGATTCTGGGAAGATTGAAATTATTGCTAAAAAATGGGAAGAAGCAGGGATTCCTTCCCTTAAGCCGTATGAATCCCCCGAAAAACCCCCTAAGGGTAAGTTCAGGCTCCTCTTTGGCAGGTGTGCCTGGCAAACACATGGTATGTGGATGAACAATCCTGCTCTTCACCCATACCTCAAAGAAAACGTCCTCTGGATAAATGACCAGGTGGCTAAGGAGATGGGACTTAAGACCGGAGATACCGTGATCGTAAAAAATGGAAATTACGAGAAAAAAATAAAAGTTTTCGCTACAGAACTCATTCATCCTGAGGCGGTTTATATGCTCCATGGTTTTGGGCGCACAGTGCCTCAGCAGACGAGAGCCTATAACCGCGGGGTTGCTGATCAGCGTCTAGAGGTAGGACTTCTTGACGTTTATGACCCCGCAGGAGGAGCCAATGCCCTTTGTGAGTGTTTTGTAGAGGTAACACCTTCAGAATAA
- a CDS encoding sulfite exporter TauE/SafE family protein, with product MESLKKFRKFLMPFFIFLVVAWIYCLYSGVQASEEAQKMAAEAQKAAAQGAVAAKAAAGAQACNVLLNDDLGLKGKLGKIIAKTPVCTPTCTTGCIDPNAPKGYLGIPGGPKPSPIGGLLWAIWVGWIFSTVGAFGGIMAGVGHITIFGLANFAKSFKKTNPALNKFLTDTIRVSNMFLVGLSALVSAVNYWKMKRIVWPLAIALAVGAVGGAFGIAELTAGKISLKAYIGYFGLAVFAVAGFMFYGTTERARAKRKAAREAAKRFEEAAKKGDAADGVKVVSFGLTNCVFTFYGVEFRFNPLLAAFGGLVIATIAVFLGIGGGFLLVPFMTDIVKLPMFIVAGTSAFVVLIKMIMGICTYMLLKGVQVWWPLIGTELVGIFIGSMIGPRTQKYIPDIWLKRLFVVLAIYVGLRYTSKGFLGKSIVPPY from the coding sequence ATGGAAAGTTTAAAAAAGTTTCGTAAGTTTTTAATGCCTTTTTTCATTTTTTTGGTGGTAGCTTGGATTTATTGCCTTTATTCTGGGGTTCAGGCCTCGGAAGAAGCCCAAAAGATGGCCGCTGAGGCCCAAAAGGCTGCGGCCCAGGGTGCCGTAGCTGCTAAAGCTGCGGCTGGTGCCCAGGCGTGTAACGTTCTCTTAAATGATGACCTAGGGCTTAAAGGAAAGCTGGGAAAGATTATTGCGAAAACACCTGTTTGCACGCCCACTTGTACCACAGGATGTATTGATCCTAACGCTCCTAAAGGTTATCTTGGAATTCCCGGTGGTCCAAAGCCTAGTCCTATTGGCGGTCTTTTATGGGCCATCTGGGTAGGCTGGATTTTTTCCACCGTGGGTGCTTTTGGCGGCATCATGGCTGGTGTTGGCCATATCACTATTTTTGGCCTGGCAAACTTTGCCAAAAGCTTTAAAAAGACCAATCCTGCCCTCAATAAATTCCTTACCGATACCATCCGCGTATCTAACATGTTTTTGGTTGGTCTAAGTGCGCTTGTTTCCGCGGTGAACTACTGGAAAATGAAGCGCATTGTTTGGCCCCTTGCTATCGCTTTGGCAGTAGGTGCGGTAGGTGGTGCTTTTGGTATTGCTGAACTCACCGCGGGCAAGATAAGCCTTAAAGCCTATATCGGATACTTTGGTCTGGCTGTTTTTGCGGTGGCAGGCTTTATGTTTTACGGAACTACAGAACGCGCCCGTGCCAAACGAAAAGCAGCTCGCGAAGCTGCTAAGCGTTTTGAAGAAGCAGCCAAAAAGGGCGATGCTGCCGATGGCGTTAAAGTGGTATCTTTTGGTCTTACCAATTGCGTGTTTACCTTCTACGGCGTTGAGTTCCGCTTCAATCCTCTGCTTGCCGCCTTTGGTGGTTTGGTAATTGCCACCATTGCTGTTTTCTTGGGCATCGGCGGTGGTTTCTTGCTCGTTCCTTTTATGACCGACATAGTAAAGCTTCCCATGTTTATTGTTGCCGGCACTTCAGCTTTTGTGGTGCTAATCAAAATGATCATGGGTATTTGTACGTACATGCTTCTTAAAGGTGTTCAGGTCTGGTGGCCTCTTATTGGCACAGAGCTGGTGGGTATCTTTATTGGGTCCATGATTGGTCCTCGTACCCAGAAATATATCCCTGACATCTGGCTTAAGAGACTTTTTGTAGTGCTCGCAATCTACGTTGGTCTCCGTTACACTTCAAAGGGTTTCTTAGGAAAGAGCATCGTACCTCCTTATTAA
- a CDS encoding sigma-54-dependent transcriptional regulator has protein sequence MNPRILVVDDEPHMTRMLLRLFRQIPEAEVEPCLSGEEALEKLSSFSPDVVVTDIKMAGIDGLALLKQIKQFDHTISVILITGYGTIEMAVQALKDGAYDFIQKPFDSDHILHVVKRAIERTKLLRENLHLKTEIASYAREKLGIIGDSPAIKRVLEMVERIAPSDVTVLIRGESGTGKELIARAIHQLSNRRDKEMITVNCPAVPEHILESELFGYVKGAFTGATADHDGLFKVAHGSTIFLDEIGDISPSVQTKLLRVLQEKEIRPLGSTKTIPVDARVIASTNQDLEEKMSQGAFREDLFYRLNVVTIYVPPLRERKEDILPLANYFLHKYSEKYGKEGLSFSSEALDYLVNRPWKGNVRELQNAVRRAVLLCRGDTITSQDFSEKTLPIQVDYFSLYLEKPYSQAKKELLESFSRRYVEELLLKTRGNVTQAARMAGLERQAFQRLMRQLQIKSSDFRKE, from the coding sequence ATGAATCCGCGCATTTTAGTGGTTGATGACGAACCTCATATGACTCGTATGCTTTTGCGTTTGTTCCGGCAGATTCCTGAAGCCGAAGTTGAGCCATGTCTTTCTGGAGAAGAAGCCTTAGAGAAACTTTCCTCTTTTTCACCAGATGTCGTGGTCACGGACATCAAGATGGCGGGTATCGACGGGCTGGCATTACTTAAGCAAATCAAACAATTTGACCATACTATCTCGGTTATCCTTATAACTGGTTACGGCACCATTGAAATGGCCGTACAAGCTTTAAAAGACGGAGCTTATGACTTTATTCAAAAACCTTTCGACAGCGATCATATACTTCATGTTGTTAAAAGGGCTATCGAAAGAACAAAGCTTTTGCGGGAAAACCTCCATTTAAAGACAGAGATTGCAAGCTATGCCCGGGAAAAGCTTGGTATTATCGGAGATTCTCCAGCAATAAAGCGGGTTCTAGAGATGGTTGAACGCATTGCTCCCAGTGATGTCACGGTGCTTATCAGGGGAGAATCAGGGACAGGCAAAGAATTAATTGCCCGGGCTATTCACCAGTTGAGTAATCGGCGCGACAAAGAAATGATAACTGTTAATTGCCCTGCGGTTCCAGAACACATTCTTGAGTCAGAACTCTTTGGCTACGTAAAAGGTGCCTTTACCGGGGCCACGGCAGATCATGACGGGCTTTTTAAGGTAGCCCACGGTTCTACTATTTTTTTGGATGAAATAGGAGATATTTCCCCATCAGTGCAAACCAAGCTTTTGCGCGTTTTGCAGGAAAAAGAAATAAGGCCCCTTGGTTCTACTAAGACCATCCCGGTAGACGCAAGAGTTATCGCTTCAACTAACCAGGACTTAGAAGAAAAGATGTCCCAGGGAGCCTTTCGTGAAGATTTATTTTATCGTTTAAATGTCGTAACTATATACGTGCCGCCCTTGCGCGAACGCAAAGAAGATATCTTGCCCCTTGCTAACTATTTTTTGCATAAGTATAGCGAAAAATACGGAAAAGAAGGGCTAAGCTTTAGCTCGGAAGCACTTGATTATTTGGTTAATCGCCCTTGGAAAGGGAACGTGCGCGAGCTGCAAAATGCCGTGCGCAGAGCTGTTTTGCTTTGTAGGGGAGACACTATCACCTCTCAAGACTTTTCAGAAAAGACTCTCCCCATCCAGGTTGATTATTTTAGCCTCTACCTTGAAAAACCTTATTCTCAGGCCAAAAAAGAACTGTTAGAAAGCTTTTCCCGCCGTTATGTAGAAGAGCTTCTTTTAAAGACGAGAGGTAATGTAACTCAAGCTGCTCGTATGGCAGGCCTTGAGCGTCAAGCTTTTCAGCGCTTGATGCGGCAACTTCAGATCAAGTCCAGCGATTTCCGCAAAGAATAA
- a CDS encoding two-component system sensor histidine kinase NtrB — MKALPLFPVYSVDFVGSFLMLLLSFTTFRYALQLKRENPESVFFMYLFGLSTAFVAFSISRSIGHMLRFVFVYAGVTEWWRALAPISGSLNSICFVVVAVLSFVYPNVGQIIALVRADAERLKRAKEELEAANRELRELHQTLEEKVRKRTQELLASEQKFRRLFENSGEVIFFCDAEGRISDINPSGVKLLGYQSKEELIGKPMWTFFAEDEDWQKYLVATCKIGFIKDFETRWITKGGGERYVIITANAIEGESGCKIGCEGIAKDITNYRKMTEKLIYSEKMASLGQLAAGVAHEINTPLGIILGYAQMLKKDFKDQPEVAEELEIIESQAEVCKKIVADLLSFARSSNVSRLKKPLCINDCIVQTVDMVRHTFELDRIEIKLYLTPDLPEILGNEDQLRQVFVNLLNNSRDAIEKDGEIHIWTFAEKDYVFVEIGDTGSGIPPDIKDKIFDPFFTTKAPRKGTGLGLSVSYGIIEDHEGKIEVFSPPKEEKHLSYKLNTVFVIKLPIYRGESNESAHFSG; from the coding sequence ATGAAAGCTCTTCCTCTTTTTCCAGTATATTCGGTAGATTTTGTAGGCTCTTTTTTGATGCTCCTTCTTTCTTTTACGACCTTTCGTTACGCCCTTCAACTCAAGAGAGAAAACCCTGAAAGTGTTTTCTTTATGTATCTTTTTGGTCTTTCTACGGCCTTTGTGGCCTTTTCTATATCGAGAAGTATCGGGCATATGTTGCGTTTTGTTTTTGTTTACGCAGGAGTGACAGAATGGTGGCGTGCCCTTGCGCCTATTTCTGGTAGTTTAAATAGCATTTGTTTTGTGGTGGTAGCTGTTCTTTCTTTTGTTTATCCCAATGTGGGACAAATTATTGCTTTGGTGCGCGCAGATGCCGAGCGTCTCAAAAGGGCCAAAGAAGAATTAGAAGCTGCCAATAGAGAGCTTCGCGAACTCCATCAAACTCTTGAAGAAAAGGTCCGTAAGCGTACCCAAGAGTTACTAGCCTCCGAGCAAAAATTCCGAAGGCTTTTTGAGAATTCAGGGGAGGTAATATTCTTTTGTGATGCCGAGGGGCGCATCTCAGATATTAACCCCAGCGGGGTAAAGCTTTTGGGATATCAGAGCAAAGAAGAGTTAATTGGTAAACCTATGTGGACCTTTTTTGCTGAAGATGAAGACTGGCAAAAATATTTGGTGGCTACCTGCAAAATAGGGTTCATAAAAGACTTTGAGACCCGCTGGATCACTAAAGGCGGTGGAGAGAGATATGTGATCATTACTGCTAACGCTATTGAAGGAGAATCGGGCTGCAAAATAGGCTGTGAAGGAATTGCTAAAGACATTACTAACTACCGCAAAATGACAGAAAAACTCATTTATTCTGAAAAAATGGCTTCTTTGGGGCAACTTGCCGCAGGTGTTGCCCACGAAATCAATACCCCTTTGGGTATAATCCTTGGTTACGCCCAAATGCTTAAAAAAGATTTTAAAGATCAACCTGAGGTTGCCGAAGAACTTGAAATTATTGAGTCTCAGGCGGAGGTGTGCAAGAAAATAGTAGCTGATCTGCTAAGTTTTGCGCGGTCTTCTAATGTTTCGCGCTTAAAAAAGCCGCTTTGCATTAATGATTGTATTGTCCAAACAGTTGATATGGTGCGCCATACCTTTGAACTCGATAGAATTGAAATTAAACTCTATTTAACTCCTGATCTTCCTGAAATTTTGGGTAACGAAGACCAATTAAGGCAGGTTTTTGTAAATCTTTTGAATAACAGCCGTGATGCCATAGAAAAAGACGGTGAAATCCATATATGGACCTTTGCTGAAAAAGATTACGTTTTTGTAGAAATAGGGGATACAGGAAGCGGAATTCCACCAGATATAAAGGACAAAATCTTTGATCCTTTCTTTACCACCAAGGCGCCTCGTAAGGGAACCGGGTTAGGGTTATCTGTTTCTTATGGGATCATTGAAGACCACGAGGGGAAGATAGAAGTCTTTTCTCCTCCGAAGGAAGAAAAACACCTTTCATATAAGTTAAATACAGTTTTTGTGATTAAGTTGCCAATTTATCGTGGAGAGAGCAATGAATCCGCGCATTTTAGTGGTTGA
- the thiE gene encoding thiamine phosphate synthase, with the protein MDLRQKLKLYVITERNLRDEVETAKDVLAGGATAIQMRIKDAPTREMIEIGKKLRKLTKEYNALFFVDDRLDIALATDADGVQLGPDDMPISMARELAPNLIIGASVYCLEEALLAEKEGANYLGAGAVFPTNTKKDAKVLGLEGLRKVVESVKIPVVAIGGINYQNLEEVLKTGVSGIAVISAIVGAPDVKRATEEMRKIVDAYVKAYS; encoded by the coding sequence TTGGACCTTAGACAAAAGCTCAAACTTTATGTGATTACCGAGAGAAATCTTAGGGACGAAGTAGAAACCGCAAAAGATGTTCTTGCAGGTGGTGCCACCGCAATACAAATGAGAATTAAAGATGCTCCAACCAGGGAAATGATAGAGATCGGAAAAAAGCTCCGGAAGCTGACCAAAGAATATAATGCACTTTTTTTTGTGGATGACAGACTTGATATTGCTCTAGCAACTGATGCGGACGGTGTTCAATTAGGACCAGATGATATGCCAATCTCTATGGCCAGGGAACTAGCCCCAAATTTGATCATTGGAGCTTCGGTTTACTGTCTAGAGGAAGCTTTGTTGGCAGAAAAAGAGGGAGCAAACTACCTCGGTGCTGGCGCAGTCTTTCCAACGAATACAAAAAAAGATGCTAAAGTTCTGGGGTTGGAAGGATTGAGAAAAGTAGTTGAATCCGTCAAGATTCCAGTGGTAGCGATCGGTGGAATAAACTATCAAAACTTAGAGGAAGTTCTCAAGACAGGCGTTAGTGGGATAGCGGTTATATCAGCTATTGTGGGAGCTCCTGATGTGAAAAGGGCAACCGAAGAGATGAGGAAGATAGTTGATGCCTATGTAAAGGCATATAGCTAA